In one Gossypium hirsutum isolate 1008001.06 chromosome D09, Gossypium_hirsutum_v2.1, whole genome shotgun sequence genomic region, the following are encoded:
- the LOC107941832 gene encoding probable serine/threonine-protein kinase PBL1 — protein MGCFTVLKGKKKKYEQSVFVKPTARKEQMPTTLPEPQVQPRSLQSAPPSFKTRVKPIQPNNNKATSNRTRTLSAPSSLNTAEQDALVSVEFEEQEELKSYVGVAKEQRSPSPQPLPLPSPRSSALKTMGSFKAGNATGPLFASGPLPLPPSGTLRNFSYEEISAACHHFSSDRCTSEGLSSVMYKASFGDDSSSSKKFEATVTRLHPSTQGLRDFINEVNTLAALQHPNLCKLLGFHAHDSEQRMLVYERLFHGSLDRLLYGRSDGPPLDWNTRMKIALCSAQGLTFLHEEGPFQAMYNEFSTANIQIDKDFSAKLSGYGCVGHILEAEEIAANSFAVANLSVETLERGWLTPKSNVWTFGIVLLELLTGRKNLDTRHPREERNLVKWSRPFLADDCRLSLIMDPQLKGRFPMKAARTVAGIAQRCLQKDPSERPTMRTIVENLRIIQDMKYSCRFPLQEPAAIAGKHMLRSPSLNGIITPATAPKFGFSPSPPSGIRLSVSPARAAALPLMLPPRACSSTLSLEELERQESRRSSSSTTLRRASVEGF, from the exons ATGGGTTGTTTTACTGTTTTGAAAGGTAAGAAGAAAAAGTATGAGCAGTCAGTTTTTGTGAAACCTACCGCTCGCAAGGAGCAGATGCCCACCACACTGCCTGAGCCCCAAGTTCAGCCCCGATCACTGCAATCTGCACCCCCGAGTTTTAAAACCAGAGTAAAACCTATTCAACCTAATAATAACAAGGCAACCAGCAATAGGACGCGTACATTGTCTGCTCCATCAAGTCTCAACACCGCTGAGCAAGATGCGCTTGTGTCAGTTGAATTTGAAGAACAGGAAGAGTTAAAGAGTTACGTTGGAGTAGCAAAGGAACAGCGATCGCCAAGTCCACAACCGCTGCCGCTTCCATCCCCACGCAGTTCTGCGCTGAAGACAATGGGAAGCTTTAAAGCAGGGAATGCCACTGGCCCTCTTTTTGCCTCTGGACCACTGCCCCTGCCTCCCTCTGGAACACTGCGAAACTTCTCTTATGAAGAAATTTCAGCTGCTTGCCATCATTTCTCTTCTGATCGATGCACATCCGAGGGTCTTTCTTCTGTTATGTATAAGGCTTCTTTTGGAGATGACTCATCAAGTTCAAAAAAGTTTGAAGCCACTGTTACTCGCCTTCATCCATCCACTCAG GGTTTAAGGGATTTTATAAATGAAGTAAATACTCTTGCAGCATTGCAGCATCCAAACCTCTGTAAATTGCTTGGATTTCATGCGCATGATTCAGAACAAAGAATGTTGGTCTATGAGAGGCTGTTTCATGGAAGTTTAGATAGGCTTCTATATGGGAGATCAGATGGACCACCACTCGATTGGAATACCCGAATGAAAATTGCTTTATGTTCTGCACAGGGTCTTACTTTCTTGCATGAGGAAGGACCATTTCAG GCAATGTACAATGAATTTTCAACTGCCAACATACAGATTGACAAAGATTTTAGTGCAAAGCTTTCAGGATATGGGTGTGTTGGTCATATCCTAGAGGCGGAAGAGATTGCTGCTAATTCATTC GCTGTGGCGAATCTGTCGGTAGAGACCCTGGAGAGAGGATGGCTAACTCCAAAGAGCAATGTTTGGACTTTTGGAATTGTCCTACTTGAATTACTTACCGGCCGGAAGAACCTTGACACCCGTCATCCCAGGGAAGAGCGGAACCTAGTGAAGTGGAGTCGACCATTCCTAGCTGACGATTGTAGATTATCACTCATAATGGATCCTCAACTCAAAGGTCGTTTTCCTATGAAAGCTGCACGCACAGTAGCCGGCATCGCACAAAGATGTCTCCAAAAGGACCCATCAGAGAGGCCTACCATGAGAACCATAGTTGAGAATCTCAGAATCATCCAAGACATGAAATATTCCTGTCGGTTTCCTCTCCAAGAGCCCGCTGCAATTGCTGGAAAGCACATGTTAAGGTCGCCTAGTCTTAACGGGATCATCACCCCTGCTACTGCACCCAAGTTCGGTTTCTCACCGTCACCACCATCAGGAATCCGGCTGTCTGTTTCTCCTGCAAGAGCAGCTGCTTTGCCATTGATGCTTCCACCGCGAGCTTGTTCCTCTACCCTCTCACTTGAGGAACTCGAAAGGCAAGAAAGTAGGCGATCATCATCGTCAACAACCCTTAGAAGGGCTAGTGTGGAAGGATTTTGA
- the LOC107941824 gene encoding F-box/FBD/LRR-repeat protein At3g52680: protein MVMATRRKKYWKRNTYYFRYRRRLILEMYRKYSQRYKDYFRYQLRKTLHLGTRNDFIRFHIPSYGRFPNLKVLNLKLHLTLPTCVFLNRLFRSCPLLEDLYMDSTCVDNFDQTFRFCIPTLRLLQLKLNADEFHSCRHKEFIFNTPNLVSLSITGPSLSCFRIHDIPSNLIQANLSIGKSSYVHDFQVSKDEASRVMEALKGVRNAVDLTLPFGTTSALSYCFDDGDDFPTFPYLRDLQLGIDYYFGWKLLPYFLENSPLLRWISLNRESESKYTTAMAEGKHKEADDTYGWKPPKQVPECLMDKLKEIEVRNLWRRKAEGEVVKYLLENGKTLAKMKISFEEDGISDEIDEDTIENFPRASESMILKISD from the exons ATGGTAATGGCTACTAGGAGGAAGAAATACTGGAAGCGCAATACGTACTACTTCAGATATCGCCGACGTCTAATTTTGGAAATGTATAGGAAATACAGCCAACGATATAAAGACTATTTCCGTTACCAATTAAGGAAAACACTACATCTTGGAACTCGAAACGATTTCATCCGTTTCCATATCCCCTCCTATGGTCGTTTCCCTAATCTGAAAGTCCTAAACCTCAAGCTCCATCTTACACTACCCACTTGCGTGTTTTTGAATAGGTTATTTCGTAGCTGTCCATTGCTTGAAGACTTGTATATGGATAGTACTTGTGTAGATAATTTTGACCAAACTTTCAGATTTTGTATACCAACTCTGAGGCTTTTGCAGTTGAAATTGAATGCTGATGAGTTTCACAGCTGCAGGCATAAAGAGTTCATCTTCAACACCCCAAACCTTGTATCCCTTTCCATTACAGGTCCCTCCTTGTCTTGTTTTAGGATTCATGATATACCCTCCAACCTAATTCAAGCCAACTTGTCCATTGGGAAGTCTAGTTACGTCCATGATTTTCAAGTTTCCAAGGACGAAGCTAGCCGAGTGATGGAAGCTCTCAAAGGAGTTAGAAATGCTGTAGATCTAACTCTTCCGTTTGGTACTACTTCT GCTCTCAGCTATTGTTTTGATGATGGTGATGATTTCCCAACATTCCCATATTTGCGAGACCTTCAGTTGGGTATCGATTATTACTTTGGATGGAAATTGTTACCCTACTTCTTGGAAAACTCACCTCTTTTGCGATGGATTTCGTTGAATAGG GAAAGTGAGTCGAAATATACTACAGCAATGGCTGAGGGGAAACATAAGGAAGCTGATGATACATATGGTTGGAAACCACCAAAGCAAGTACCAGAGTGTTTAATGGACAAGCTTAAGGAAATCGAGGTGAGGAATCTATGGAGAAGAAAAGCAGAAGGCGAAGTGGTGAAGTATTTGCTGGAAAATGGGAAAACATTGGCGAAGATGAAAATCAGTTTTGAAGAGGATGGTATTAGTGATGAGATAGATGAAGATACAATTGAAAACTTTCCAAGGGCTTCTGAAAGTATGATATTGAAGATTTCCGATTAA
- the LOC107941819 gene encoding elongation factor P isoform X2 yields MAMAMAGTATFSISSATSIFRTSSSLKFSSKPMLIPMRFSPKTQSPPRTLRIYALTSNDIKVGTNLEVDGAPWRILEFLHVKPGKGAAFVRTKMRNYITGNTVEKTFRAGSTIEEANVFKESKQFTYKDGSQFVFMDLNTFEESRLNEADVGDKTKWLKEGMDCNLLFWNGKIIDFELPITVQLTVVDVDPGLKGDTASDRWIEACNC; encoded by the exons ATGGCTATGGCGATGGCGGGAACTGCAACCTTCAGTATCTCATCAGCTACTTCAATCTTCCGGACTTCATCTTCACTTAAATTCTCTTCAAAACCAATGCTTATTCCAATGCGTTTTTCTCCAAAAACCCAATCTCCTCCCAGAACTCTCC GGATTTACGCTTTGACTAGTAACGATATCAAAGTGGGTACTAACCTTGAAGTTGACGGTGCTCCTTGGCGAATTTTGG AGTTTCTTCATGTGAAACCTGGAAAAGGGGCTGCATTTGTGAGAACCAAAATGCGCAATTATATCACTGGAAACACCGTGGAGAAAACGTTTCGAGCTGGAAGTACG ATTGAGGAGGCAAACGTTTTCAAGGAATCGAAGCAGTTCACATACAAAGATGGTTCCCAGTTTGTCTTCATGGACCTG AACACATTCGAAGAATCCCGTCTAAATGAGGCAGATGTAGGTGACAAGACGAAGTGGTTGAAAGAGGGAATGGACTGCAATTTGCTCTTCTGGAATGGAAAG ATTATTGATTTTGAGCTCCCCATCACGGTTCAGCTTACTGTGGTCGACGTTGATCCAGGTCTCAAAGGTGACACTGCTTCAG ACAGGTGGATCGAAGCCTGCAACTGTTGA
- the LOC107941819 gene encoding elongation factor P isoform X1, with protein MAMAMAGTATFSISSATSIFRTSSSLKFSSKPMLIPMRFSPKTQSPPRTLRIYALTSNDIKVGTNLEVDGAPWRILEFLHVKPGKGAAFVRTKMRNYITGNTVEKTFRAGSTIEEANVFKESKQFTYKDGSQFVFMDLNTFEESRLNEADVGDKTKWLKEGMDCNLLFWNGKIIDFELPITVQLTVVDVDPGLKGDTASGGSKPATVDTGAVVNVPLFVNIGDEILVDTRTGQYMSRA; from the exons ATGGCTATGGCGATGGCGGGAACTGCAACCTTCAGTATCTCATCAGCTACTTCAATCTTCCGGACTTCATCTTCACTTAAATTCTCTTCAAAACCAATGCTTATTCCAATGCGTTTTTCTCCAAAAACCCAATCTCCTCCCAGAACTCTCC GGATTTACGCTTTGACTAGTAACGATATCAAAGTGGGTACTAACCTTGAAGTTGACGGTGCTCCTTGGCGAATTTTGG AGTTTCTTCATGTGAAACCTGGAAAAGGGGCTGCATTTGTGAGAACCAAAATGCGCAATTATATCACTGGAAACACCGTGGAGAAAACGTTTCGAGCTGGAAGTACG ATTGAGGAGGCAAACGTTTTCAAGGAATCGAAGCAGTTCACATACAAAGATGGTTCCCAGTTTGTCTTCATGGACCTG AACACATTCGAAGAATCCCGTCTAAATGAGGCAGATGTAGGTGACAAGACGAAGTGGTTGAAAGAGGGAATGGACTGCAATTTGCTCTTCTGGAATGGAAAG ATTATTGATTTTGAGCTCCCCATCACGGTTCAGCTTACTGTGGTCGACGTTGATCCAGGTCTCAAAGGTGACACTGCTTCAG GTGGATCGAAGCCTGCAACTGTTGATACAGGCGCAGTGGTTAATGTTCCGCTATTCGTAAACATTGGTGATGAAATATTGGTGGATACAAGAACTGGGCAATATATGAGCCGTGCATAA
- the LOC107941826 gene encoding vacuolar-sorting receptor 1 has translation MREKLRVVIWVCMLLWGNCLGSFVVEKNSLKVTSSAESIVGVYDSSIGSFGVPKHGGTLVGMVVYPKANKRGCINFDQFGMSFKSRRGALPIVLLLDRGDCFFALKALNAQQVGAAAILIADDCNEPLITLNTPEETLATRYVQDIAIPSALITKSLGDRIKEALSNWDHVDINLHWREPLLRPDELVEYEFWTNGDYECGPTCDSQLEFINNFKGAAQILEQKGYTRFTPHYMTWYCPASFILAEQCKTQCINHGRYCAPDLKYYPNRGYDGKDIVIQNLRQACLFKVAKESGKPWLWWDYVTDFAIRCKWIDKYTKECADKVIRSLGIDVTKIDDCIGDTEADAQNPILEAEQKAQIGEGNRGDVTMLPTLMINNRQYRGKLEKGAVLKAICAGFQDATEQAICLSEVLTDIETNRCSENNGGCWEDNIANITACRDTIRGRVCECPVVNGVKYYGDGYTHCESKHVYLTRKKPSLQTRDSGYTYCESKYISLVRKKLCLQRCNPSEIVVWAIVLGLGVAGAAGYAYYKYKILTTWIPRFAQYSALNNKA, from the exons ATGAGAGAGAAGCTTAGGGTAGTAATTTGGGTATGCATGTTGTTATGGGGGAATTGTTTGGGCAGTTTTGTGGTGGAGAAGAACAGTTTGAAAGTGACATCGTCGGCGGAGTCAATCGTAGGGGTTTATGACAGTTCGATTGGGAGTTTTGGGGTTCCTAAGCACGGTGGAACCTTGGTGGGTATGGTTGTTTATCCTAAAGCAAACAAACGTGGATGCATCAACTTTGATCAATTTGGCATGTCGTTCAAATCAAGGCGTGGTGCACTTCCCATTGTTCTCCTTCTTGATCGTGGAG ATTGCTTCTTCGCCTTGAAGGCACTGAATGCTCAGCAAGTTGGAGCTGCTGCCATTCTCATCGCCGATGACTGTAATGAGCCCTTGATAACCCTGAATACCCCTGAAGAAACTCTTGCTACCAGATACGTGCAGGACATCGCCATTCCATCAGCTCTCATTACTAAATCACTAGGTGACAGAATCAAGGAGGCCCTTAGTAATTGGGACCATGTTGATATAAACCTTCACTGGAGGGAGCCTCTTCTACGTCCTGATGAGCTGGTCGAGTACGAGTTTTGGACCAACGGCGACTATGAGTGCGGGCCAACATGTGACAGCCAGCTCGAATTCATCAACAACTTCAAGGGAGCTGCTCAAATACTTGAGCAGAAAGGGTACACTCGTTTCACCCCACATTATATGACTTGGTATTGCCCTGCATCTTTTATTTTGGCCGAACAGTGCAAAACGCAATGCATCAATCATGGGAGGTACTGTGCTCCGGATCTCAAGTATTATCCTAACAGAGGATATGACGGTAAAGATATTGTCATTCAAAATCTTCGACAAGCTTGCCTTTTCAAAGTTGCAAAGGAAAGTGGAAAGCCATGGCTTTGGTGGGATTACGTTACAGACTTTGCGATCCGCTGCAAGTGGATAGACAAGTATACTAAAGAGTGTGCAGATAAAGTTATCCGATCTCTCG GTATTGATGTTACTAAAATCGACGATTGTATTGGAGACACCGAGGCTGATGCACAGAATCCGATTCTTGAAGCTGAACAAAAAGCACAG ATTGGGGAAGGCAACCGTGGAGATGTTACTATGTTGCCAACTCTAATGATAAATAACAGGCAGTATCGAG GGAAGTTGGAGAAAGGAGCTGTTCTCAAGGCAATTTGTGCAGGTTTTCAAGATGCCACAGAGCAAGCGATTTGTTTAAGTGAAG TCTTAACGGATATAGAAACCAATCGGTGCTCGGAAAACAACGGTGGGTGCTGGGAGGACAACATTGCTAACATTACTGCATGCAGA GATACCATCCGTGGACGAGTATGCGAGTGCCCCGTTGTAAACGGTGTGAAGTATTACGGAGACGGTTATACGCATTGCGAAAGTAAACATGTTTACTTGACAAGAAAGAAACCTAGTTTACAAACTAGAGACAGTGGTTATACGTATTGTGAAAGCAAATATATTTCCTTGGTGAGGAAGAAACTTTGTTTACAAAGATGTAATCCTAGTGAGATCGTCGTTTGGGCAATAGTTCTCGGACTAGGTGTTGCTGGAGCTGCTGGATATGCATATTACAAATACAAAATCCTG ACCACATGGATTCCAAGATTTGCACAATACTCGGCACTGAATAACAAAGCATAA
- the LOC107941828 gene encoding transcription elongation factor TFIIS has translation MERELLHLFDAAKKAADLAASDAVSSNAPEVSRCVDALNQLKDFPVTYDTLVSTQVGKKLRPLTKHPREKIKTVASDLLELWKKIVIEETTKSKKNGTTSAVKVEKLPKPSAVKSEKLYNTESVKVERSKGDSVKPIKVEKKESNGDTVMVDKRDRGDAGKIETIYKDERQAPNVKKQYQPPAGPPKLTSLVKCNDPLRDKFREILVEALSKVPSEADEDMLDQVNACDPIRVAVSVESVMFEKMGKSNGAQKFKYRSIMFNIKDPKNPDLRRKVLLGEVKPERLITMTPEEMASDERQRENKEIKDKALFDCERAGAPKATTDQFKCGRCGQRKTTYYQMQTRSADEPMTTYVTCVNCNNHWKFC, from the exons ATGGAGAGGGAGCTGCTGCATTTGTTCGACGCCGCCAAAAAAGCTGCCGATTTGGCCGCCTCCGACGCCGTTTCCTCCAACGCCCCTGAAGTTTCCAGATGCGTTGACGCCTTGAACCAGCTTAAGGATTTCCCCGTCACTTATGACACTCTTGTTTCTACACAG GTTGGAAAAAAGCTGCGACCTCTCACTAAGCATCCTAGAGAGAAAATCAAGACTGTGGCTTCTGACTTGCTTGAGTTGTGGAAGAAAATTGTTATTGAGGAGACTACCAAGAGTAAGAAAAATGGCACCACTAGTGCTGTCAAGGTTGAGAAACTTCCTAAGCCAAGTGCTGTAAAGTCTGAAAAACTCTACAATACAGAATCTGTGAAGGTTGAGAGATCTAAAGGTGATTCGGTAAAACCCATCAAAGTTGAAAAAAAGGAATCAAATGGAGACACTGTAATGGTTGACAAGAGAGACCGAGGAGATGCTGGGAAGATTGAAACAATTTATAAGGATGAGAGGCAAGCACCAAATGTCAAGAAACAATATCAGCCGCCCGCTGGCCCTCCGAAGTTGACATCATTGGTCAAATGTAATGATCCTTTGCGTGACAAATTTCGTGAGATTCTTGTAGAGGCCTTGTCTAAAGTTCCCAGCGAGGCTGATGAAGACATGCTGGATCAAGTGAATGCTTGTGACCCTATCCGGGTTGCTGTATCTGTTGAATCTGTGATGTTTGAGAAGATGGGTAAATCAAATGGCGCCCAGAAATTTAAGTACAGATCTATAATGTTCAACATCAAGGATCCAAAGAATCCAGATTTAAGGAGGAAGGTTCTTCTGGGCGAAGTGAAACCTGAAAGGCTCATAACTATGACCCCAGAGGAAATGGCCAGTGATGAGAGGCAacgtgaaaataaagaaattaaagacAAGGCTCTGTTTGATTGTGAACGTGCTGGTGCACCAAAGGCCACGACAGATCAATTTAAGTGTGGGCGTTGTGGTCAACGCAAGACCACTTACTATCAAATGCAAACAAGGAGTGCAGATGAACCTATGACAACCTATGTAACATGCGTAAACTGCAACAACCATTGGAAATTCTGTTAG